In Entelurus aequoreus isolate RoL-2023_Sb linkage group LG13, RoL_Eaeq_v1.1, whole genome shotgun sequence, a genomic segment contains:
- the LOC133663488 gene encoding histone H3.3A: MARTKQTARKSTGGKAPRKQLATKAARKSAPSTGGVKKPHRYRPGTVALREIRRYQKSTELLIRKLPFQRLVREIAQDFKTDLRFQSAAIGALQEASEAYLVGLFEDTNLCAIHAKRVTIMPKDIQLARRIRGERA, encoded by the exons ATGGCACGTACCAAGCAAACTGCCCGTAAGTCCACTGGTGGCAAAGCTCCACGTAAACAGCTGGCCACAAAGGCTGCCCGCAAGAGCGCCCCGTCCACTGGAGGTGTGAAGAAGCCCCATCGCTACAG GCCTGGTACCGTGGCTCTGCGTGAGATCCGTCGTTACCAGAAGTCCACTGAGCTTCTGATCCGCAAGCTGCCCTTCCAGCGTCTGGTGAGAGAAATCGCCCAGGACTTTAAGACGGATCTGCGCTTCCAGAGTGCAGCCATCGGCGCTCTGCAG GAGGCGAGCGAGGCCTACCTGGTGGGTCTGTTTGAGGACACCAACCTGTGTGCCATCCATGCCAAGCGTGTCACCATCATGCCCAAAGACATCCAGCTGGCACGTCGCATCCGCGGGGAGCGTGCTTAG
- the LOC133663489 gene encoding histone H3.3A yields MARTKQTARKSTGGKAPRKQLATKAARKSAPSTGGVKKPHRYRPGTVALREIRRYQKSTELLIRKLPFQRLVREIAQDFKTDLRFQSAAIGALQEASEAYLVGLFEDTNLCAIHAKRVTIMPKDIQLARRIRGERA; encoded by the exons ATGGCCCGTACCAAGCAGACTGCTCGTAAGTCCACTGGAGGCAAAGCTCCACGTAAGCAGCTGGCCACAAAGGCTGCCCGCAAGAGTGCACCTTCCACTGGGGGTGTGAAGAAGCCCCATCGCTACAG GCCCGGTACTGTGGCTCTGCGTGAGATCCGTCGTTACCAGAAGTCCACCGAGCTTCTAATTCGCAAGCTGCCCTTCCAGCGTCTGGTGAGAGAAATTGCACAGGACTTCAAGACGGATCTGCGTTTCCAGAGTGCAGCAATTGGAGCTCTGCAG GAGGCGAGCGAGGCTTACCTGGTGGGTCTGTTTGAGGACACCAACCTGTGTGCCATCCATGCCAAGCGTGTCACCATCATGCCCAAAGACATCCAGCTGGCACGTCGCATTCGCGGGGAGCGtgcttaa